A window of Candidatus Dojkabacteria bacterium contains these coding sequences:
- the gatC gene encoding Asp-tRNA(Asn)/Glu-tRNA(Gln) amidotransferase subunit GatC produces the protein MATASKAKKENDKKILTKEEVLHLAHLVRLELTDEEVEKLQVQLSETIDFIDNLNELDTSNVKETSHAVSVQNVTFEDGAAPDRTFTQEEALKNAPKKKNGFFVVSKILNK, from the coding sequence ATGGCAACAGCTAGCAAGGCAAAAAAGGAAAACGATAAGAAGATTTTGACCAAAGAAGAGGTCTTGCACCTTGCCCACCTAGTCAGGCTTGAGCTCACAGATGAAGAAGTCGAGAAGCTCCAGGTACAGCTTTCTGAGACGATCGACTTTATCGACAACCTCAACGAATTAGACACATCCAATGTTAAAGAAACCTCGCATGCGGTTTCGGTGCAGAACGTCACATTTGAAGATGGCGCCGCTCCAGATCGCACTTTCACCCAAGAGGAAGCACTTAAAAACGCACCGAAGAAAAAGAACGGATTTTTCGTTGTCTCTAAAATCTTAAACAAATAG
- a CDS encoding amidase family protein, protein MDIHGKSLTQLKKAIDSKEISPSELREYFMKRIEKHNPDLNIYLTLNEDQSFTEGGPLSGLTIAIKDNFSTKNLRTTAASKVLEQFIPPYDSTVARRLKEAGVDILGKTNMDAWAHGSSGETSAYGPTKNPWNTDYAPGGSSSGSAAAVASYLAPAAIGSETAGSIRIPASWSGVIGLKPTYGRVSRYGVAAMGSSLDSPGPLTTTVEDAALLLSVIAGKDPYDGTSLDAPTDDYTTEMKNGKKFTIGVPKAYFEGATDDVKTAIEASIKTLEKMGHKVKDIDLMSPDYAISIYTIIQRAEVSSNLAGFHGVRYDSGRDKMGMEAKKRIMLGAYTLAHGYYDAFYKKALKVRTLLVEDFKRAFTEVDLIAGPVAPITAIKLGEFEQYPFFGELMDKLNEPSSIAGLPAVSLPVGVDSKGLPIGLQLIANYIRESDLLDISYQYEQETDFNGVIKQGLDKWKD, encoded by the coding sequence TTGGACATTCACGGCAAGTCGCTCACACAACTAAAGAAGGCTATTGATTCAAAAGAGATCTCACCATCTGAGCTTCGTGAATATTTCATGAAACGAATCGAGAAGCACAACCCCGACCTCAACATCTATCTCACGCTTAATGAAGACCAGTCGTTCACGGAAGGTGGTCCGCTTTCAGGCCTAACAATCGCAATCAAAGATAACTTCAGCACGAAGAATCTCCGCACTACAGCGGCATCCAAAGTGCTCGAGCAGTTCATCCCCCCATATGACTCAACAGTCGCAAGAAGATTAAAAGAGGCAGGTGTAGATATTCTAGGTAAGACAAATATGGATGCATGGGCTCACGGCTCATCGGGGGAAACATCAGCCTACGGTCCGACAAAGAACCCATGGAATACAGATTATGCACCTGGCGGCTCTTCATCCGGCTCTGCAGCGGCAGTAGCTTCATACCTAGCTCCTGCAGCTATTGGATCTGAAACAGCCGGCTCGATCAGAATCCCAGCGTCATGGAGCGGAGTAATAGGTCTCAAGCCGACATATGGTCGAGTCTCTAGATATGGAGTGGCAGCAATGGGCTCATCACTCGATTCGCCTGGTCCGCTTACCACTACAGTTGAAGATGCAGCGCTCCTGCTCTCGGTGATTGCAGGCAAAGATCCTTATGATGGCACCTCGCTCGATGCTCCAACCGATGACTACACTACAGAGATGAAAAATGGTAAGAAATTTACAATCGGCGTACCAAAAGCCTACTTCGAAGGTGCTACAGACGATGTCAAAACAGCAATTGAAGCATCGATCAAGACACTCGAGAAGATGGGGCACAAAGTTAAGGATATTGACCTGATGTCACCCGATTACGCGATCTCAATCTATACAATAATCCAGCGCGCGGAGGTATCTTCAAACTTGGCAGGATTCCATGGTGTCAGATACGACTCAGGTCGAGACAAGATGGGTATGGAGGCAAAGAAGAGAATAATGCTTGGTGCCTATACGCTTGCACATGGTTATTATGATGCTTTCTATAAGAAAGCGCTAAAAGTGAGGACGCTGCTTGTCGAAGATTTCAAACGAGCATTTACAGAAGTAGACCTGATCGCTGGGCCAGTTGCGCCAATTACAGCAATTAAGCTTGGCGAGTTCGAGCAGTACCCATTTTTCGGTGAACTGATGGATAAATTGAATGAGCCTTCATCAATCGCAGGGCTTCCAGCAGTGAGCTTGCCGGTTGGTGTTGATAGCAAGGGGCTGCCAATTGGCTTGCAGCTAATTGCGAACTATATCCGTGAATCAGATCTATTGGACATTTCATACCAGTATGAGCAAGAGACTGACTTTAACGGTGTAATTAAACAGGGATTAGATAAGTGGAAAGATTAA